The stretch of DNA GCTTCACTATTTCTCAAACGTATACAAATTTGACTTACATATTTGTATGGTGTTATATTAATTTGTTTGCCCTACTTGTTACATTGGCAGATTGTATTGTATAATATATAATAGATAAACATTTTAACCATGTGTGATTCTCTTGCAGGTTGTTATGTTGCTCCTTACCATAATTTTTGCTTTAGTTCATAGTGGTATGGCAAGCCTACGGGAAAGTGGTGAGAAAATACTAGGGGAGCGTGCTTACCGTGTGCTGTTCGCTGGAATTTCACTGCCTTTAGCAGTTACTACTATTGTGAGGGCTCAGCATTCTTTTCCTAAAGACAGATAGACCTCAATGATTATTAAATCTTATACAGTTTCCATATCTTTTCAGGTATACTTCATAAATCATCGGTATGATGGTATCCAATTATGGCAAGTTCAGGGAACCACTGGCATTCATGAGCTTGTTTGGTTATCATCGTTCATTTCGTTCTTCTTTCTGTATCCATCTACATTCAATCTTTTGGAAGTGGCAGCTGTGGACAAGCCTAAATTACATATGTGGGAAACAGGAATAATGCGTATCACCAGACATCCACAGGTCATTACTCATTAGTTCTATGTAAAATATGTAGAGGTGTTCTCTATGATTGCGTTGCAGTTTCTTATGACCACTTACAGACTTCTGACCCACTATTATCCTGTAGATGGTTGGTCAGGTAATTTGGTGCCTTGCTCATACACTATGGATTGGCAACTCAGTTGCCGTTGCGGCCTCTGTCGGACTTATTGGCCACCATCTCTTTGGTGCTTGGAACGGTGACAGGAGGCTGGTGTCACGCTATGGTGAAGCCTTCGAAGTCCTGAAGAAGAGAACAAGTGTTGTGCCCTTTGCTGCGATCGTTGATGGACGGCAGAAACTGCCCAAAGATTATCACAAGGAGTTCTTTCGGTTACCATATGTAGCAATCACAATATTAACCTTGGGTGCATACTTTGCTCATCCATTGATGCAGGCATCCAGCTACCAACTTCCCTGGTAATGCTATAAATCTATGTACATATATGCTCAGTACTGAAAGTACCACAAACAAAAAGAAGAGAAATATGTGCTCCTCCGGTATACTTAGATGAACGCCATTTCGTGTAAGGGGAACTTTTGTATATGGCATTGTTCAAAACCTTTATCTATGATCTACCACATTAAAAATCATATCCTGTTGGTGTCACTTTTTGTCTGTTTATAAATTTTAATCGAATGACAACATTCAAATAGTCTACTAGTTTATGAGAAAGTCCATGCTTATTTAATTAGTACTGTAATCATGCCTTTAATGCCTCTGTAATGATTTATATTCGGAATATAACCTTTGCCAATGCCTAATTATCCAACACAATGATCGCTAAACATGTTTTATTGATTAATTTGTACACCTTGTGTTGGATTATATGTTGATGATGGATGTGTTCCATCTATACACAGCTCATTCTGCAATATTTTGTAGGCTTTTGCTCTTTTCCTGGGACCTAATTAGTTTTACTAGTCCACCAACCTGTGCTCCTGCACGGGTTAATCATGGGATTTTTAAGTAATAGAGCTCCGGTTAATCATGGGATTTTTAAGTAATAGAATTATTATTCCCATCGAAGATGTATTTCACCTAATGTGATTACTCCATATCCTTAAATATCTCCATTGCACCATTCAAACTATTTGTGTATTTATTTCACCCttgaaaaggtgatgataacaTTTTTTGTGTTTCCATCCTGGTAATTTGATTTATATATGACCTCGTGGGTTGGCATGATGTTCTCTGATGTAGCTTTTGCAGTGTATGATCAATAGATGTGAGAATAATTGGATCTATATAATAATCAACAATGTGGTATTTAATGGAAAACGTTATCTATAGAAGAAAGGAGGAGTATAGGTAGATTACCTTGTTGATCTTAGCAACATCGTTGTAGGTTCTGATTGTATCTCCTCGTCGGTCGGAAAGTCATTAGAAAATTTGTTTCTAAAGTAATAAAATACATGTGCCAACAATATATAGGAATATATATGTTGGGATTAGCATTCTTTGCTCTTCCTTCTGATGCACTATTTCATTTAGCGCAACATCAGGTTCCCTCCAATTCTATTAATAAACATGGGTTTCTTACTTGTTGTGGGACCAATGATGGAGCCACCCTAGCGATGGGGTCGGGCGGCCGCCCCCAGCTACCAACGGTGTCCCCAGCTAccaacggcgtcgtccaagaccCCTGAACCCCCTCTTCTTCCTTAGCTTCGGCTACCGAGCTACCGAGGAGAGGCCGCTCTGCCACAAGAAGAACACATGGTGCCGAGCGAGAGCGAGCCACAACACTGAGTatctgaagcgcccctggtaaaccaggaactcaaatgtgatacaatactagttccaggaggctagtaacacatttattacatcagataagtttcagcgcagtagtctcggtaagcgtggacaaggaaggcacgctataataataagac from Sorghum bicolor cultivar BTx623 chromosome 8, Sorghum_bicolor_NCBIv3, whole genome shotgun sequence encodes:
- the LOC110429871 gene encoding 15-cis-zeta-carotene isomerase, chloroplastic — translated: MASQLRLHLAATPPLLLPHRRRPHLPRPLRPTLNPIRAPLPALPVPRVLSHARPAWAVGGGVEPKEGVVAEGEASGGEEPLLVGEDSAAFELKDQSMASWAYFAVILAAVLVALNVLWIDPGTGVGTKFLDAVASVSDSHEVVMLLLTIIFALVHSGMASLRESGEKILGERAYRVLFAGISLPLAVTTIVYFINHRYDGIQLWQVQGTTGIHELVWLSSFISFFFLYPSTFNLLEVAAVDKPKLHMWETGIMRITRHPQMVGQVIWCLAHTLWIGNSVAVAASVGLIGHHLFGAWNGDRRLVSRYGEAFEVLKKRTSVVPFAAIVDGRQKLPKDYHKEFFRLPYVAITILTLGAYFAHPLMQASSYQLPW